The following proteins come from a genomic window of Sphingosinicella flava:
- a CDS encoding ribonuclease J: MKPGNELLFLALGGSGEIGMNVNLYGCQGKWIMVDLGLTFADPMYPGVELVLPDLAFIEQRKADLLGIVLTHGHEDHIGAIPYLAADLGVPLYATPFTAGLIAGKLDEEGLLGDVKLNVVEMEGDFQLGPFGLRYVPLAHSIPEGNALLIDTPYGKIFHTGDWKLDDAPQLGDPSTEAELRAIGDEGVLALVCDSTNVFNPESSGSEATVREGLDATIQGAKGRVLVTTFASNAARLKTLGHVAQDTGRKVVVAGRSLDRILRVSKSVGYLTDFPETVDFEAAMDLPRHEVMIIATGGQGESRAALARIAFDQHKIKLDEGDLVVFSSKQIPGNEIAIGRIQNELASKGIAMITDRQAEVHVSGHPGRPELAAMYQWIRPEIIVPVHGEIRHMAEHERFALQCGVPRGIMQKNGDLVRLAPNGPKKLGEERVGRLILDGNVILAADGSTMNERRKIASFGAIAVALALDGADRVQGDVEISLNGVPVEEDREAFLEEACEAAEEAARKNGGNEEKLREAVRLAVRRCATDWTGKKPVVNVLIVRV, translated from the coding sequence ATGAAACCCGGTAACGAACTTCTCTTCCTTGCGCTCGGCGGTTCGGGCGAGATCGGCATGAACGTCAATCTCTACGGCTGCCAGGGGAAGTGGATCATGGTCGATCTCGGCCTCACATTCGCCGATCCCATGTACCCGGGCGTAGAGCTGGTATTGCCGGATCTCGCCTTTATCGAACAGCGGAAGGCCGACCTGCTCGGCATCGTGCTCACGCACGGTCATGAGGATCATATCGGCGCCATTCCCTATCTTGCCGCCGATCTGGGCGTGCCGCTCTATGCGACGCCGTTCACCGCCGGCCTCATCGCAGGGAAGCTCGATGAGGAGGGGTTGCTCGGCGACGTGAAACTGAACGTTGTCGAGATGGAAGGCGACTTTCAGCTCGGGCCTTTCGGCTTGCGCTACGTTCCGCTCGCTCATTCGATCCCGGAAGGCAACGCGCTCTTGATCGACACGCCCTACGGCAAGATTTTCCATACCGGCGATTGGAAGCTGGACGATGCGCCGCAGCTTGGCGATCCCAGCACGGAAGCCGAACTGCGCGCCATTGGCGACGAAGGCGTGCTCGCGCTGGTCTGCGATTCCACCAACGTCTTCAATCCGGAGTCTTCGGGATCGGAAGCGACGGTCCGGGAGGGGCTCGACGCGACAATCCAGGGCGCCAAGGGTCGCGTGCTCGTCACCACCTTCGCCTCCAACGCCGCGCGTTTGAAGACGCTCGGCCATGTTGCTCAGGATACCGGCCGCAAGGTCGTCGTCGCGGGCCGCTCGCTCGATCGCATCCTGCGCGTTTCGAAGAGCGTGGGCTATCTGACCGATTTTCCGGAAACGGTGGATTTCGAAGCGGCGATGGATCTGCCCAGGCATGAGGTGATGATCATTGCGACCGGCGGGCAGGGCGAGAGTCGCGCCGCGCTGGCCCGGATCGCTTTCGATCAACACAAGATCAAGCTGGACGAAGGCGACCTCGTCGTTTTTTCCTCCAAGCAGATTCCAGGCAATGAAATCGCCATCGGCCGCATCCAGAACGAGCTGGCGTCGAAGGGGATCGCGATGATCACCGACCGGCAGGCGGAGGTCCATGTGTCGGGCCATCCCGGCCGCCCGGAACTCGCCGCCATGTATCAATGGATTCGGCCGGAGATCATCGTGCCGGTCCATGGCGAAATCCGTCACATGGCCGAACATGAACGCTTCGCCCTGCAATGCGGCGTGCCGCGCGGCATCATGCAAAAGAATGGCGATCTCGTCCGGCTCGCGCCCAACGGGCCGAAGAAATTGGGTGAGGAAAGGGTAGGGCGCCTGATCCTCGATGGGAATGTCATCCTTGCCGCCGACGGGTCGACGATGAACGAGCGGCGCAAAATCGCTTCCTTCGGAGCCATCGCAGTCGCGTTGGCGCTGGATGGCGCCGATCGTGTCCAAGGCGATGTCGAGATCAGCCTGAACGGCGTGCCGGTGGAAGAGGATCGCGAGGCATTTCTGGAAGAAGCCTGCGAAGCGGCGGAGGAAGCCGCGCGCAAGAATGGCGGCAATGAAGAAAAGCTGCGCGAGGCCGTCCGCCTCGCCGTCCGCCGCTGCGCGACCGACTGGACGGGCAAGAAACCCGTGGTGAACGTTCTTATCGTGCGGGTTTGA
- a CDS encoding citrate synthase, with protein sequence MADKATLSLNGDSFDYDVKPGTVGPEVIDIRKLYGQTGAFTFDPGFTSTASCESKITYIDGDQGILLHRGYPIEQLAEQSSFMEVAYLLLHGELPSGQELDKFTYTISRHTMLHEQLATFYRGFRRDAHPMAIMCGVVGALSAFYHDSTDITDPHQRMVASHRLIAKMPTIAAMAYKYSIGQPFLYPDNSLSYTGNFLRMTFGVPAEDYVVDPVIERAMDRIFILHADHEQNASTSTVRLAGSSGANPFACIAAGIACLWGPAHGGANEAALNMLREIGTVDRIPEYIARAKDKNDPFRLMGFGHRVYKNYDPRAKVMQKTANEVLEKLGVDDPIFDVARELEQIALKDDYFVEKKLYPNVDFYSGVILSAIGFPTSMFTVLFALARTTGWVAQWNEMISDPDQKIGRPRQLYTGATQRDYVPVGKR encoded by the coding sequence ATGGCCGATAAAGCCACCCTCTCCCTCAACGGCGACAGCTTCGATTACGATGTGAAACCCGGCACCGTGGGGCCGGAGGTCATCGATATCCGCAAGCTGTACGGCCAGACCGGCGCCTTCACGTTCGATCCGGGCTTCACTTCGACCGCGAGCTGCGAATCCAAGATCACTTATATCGACGGCGACCAGGGCATCCTCCTCCACCGCGGCTATCCGATCGAGCAGCTCGCCGAACAGTCGAGCTTCATGGAAGTCGCCTATCTCCTCCTCCACGGCGAGCTGCCGAGCGGGCAGGAGCTGGACAAGTTCACCTACACGATCAGCCGCCACACCATGCTGCACGAGCAGCTGGCGACCTTCTATCGCGGTTTCCGCCGCGACGCGCATCCGATGGCGATCATGTGCGGCGTTGTCGGCGCCCTTTCGGCTTTCTATCACGACAGCACTGACATCACCGATCCGCATCAGCGCATGGTCGCTTCGCATCGCCTGATTGCGAAGATGCCGACCATCGCGGCGATGGCCTATAAATATTCGATCGGCCAGCCCTTCCTTTATCCGGACAACTCGCTGTCCTACACCGGCAATTTCCTGCGCATGACCTTCGGCGTCCCGGCCGAGGACTATGTCGTCGACCCGGTGATCGAGCGGGCGATGGACCGCATCTTCATCCTCCACGCCGATCACGAGCAGAACGCTTCGACTTCGACGGTGCGTCTCGCCGGTTCGTCTGGGGCCAACCCTTTCGCTTGCATCGCGGCCGGCATTGCCTGCCTCTGGGGCCCGGCCCATGGCGGCGCGAACGAAGCGGCCTTGAACATGCTGCGCGAAATCGGCACCGTCGATCGCATCCCCGAATATATCGCCCGCGCGAAGGACAAGAACGATCCGTTCCGCCTGATGGGCTTCGGCCACCGCGTGTACAAGAATTACGATCCCCGCGCGAAGGTCATGCAGAAAACCGCGAACGAGGTTCTGGAGAAGCTCGGCGTCGACGATCCGATCTTCGACGTCGCTCGTGAGCTGGAGCAGATTGCGCTCAAGGACGATTATTTCGTCGAGAAGAAGCTCTATCCGAATGTCGATTTCTATTCGGGCGTGATCCTCTCCGCGATCGGCTTCCCGACTTCGATGTTCACCGTCCTCTTCGCCCTCGCCCGCACCACGGGCTGGGTCGCGCAGTGGAACGAGATGATCTCCGATCCCGACCAGAAGATCGGCCGCCCGCGCCAGCTCTACACCGGCGCGACGCAGCGGGATTACGTCCCCGTCGGCAAGCGCTGA
- a CDS encoding GNAT family N-acetyltransferase, with protein sequence MIIRPITREDRDLICHHRESMFRDSGRSEDVIALMGAPFRAWLEPRLADGRYFGWVADHDGRSIAGLGMMEIDWPPHPAHPLMDRRGYILNVYVEADFRGQGIAKKLMAEATREAQHRGLQFMILHATAQGRPLYEALGWEDTAEMALAVPDA encoded by the coding sequence ATGATCATCCGCCCCATCACGCGTGAAGACCGCGACCTCATCTGCCACCATCGCGAATCCATGTTCCGCGATTCCGGACGCAGCGAGGATGTGATCGCATTGATGGGCGCGCCGTTTCGCGCCTGGTTGGAGCCGCGCCTTGCCGACGGCCGCTATTTCGGCTGGGTCGCGGATCATGACGGCCGCTCGATCGCGGGCCTAGGCATGATGGAGATCGATTGGCCGCCGCATCCCGCGCATCCGCTGATGGACAGGCGCGGCTATATCCTCAACGTATATGTCGAGGCCGATTTTCGCGGCCAGGGCATCGCGAAAAAACTGATGGCCGAAGCCACCCGCGAAGCCCAGCACCGCGGCCTCCAGTTCATGATCCTCCACGCCACTGCCCAGGGCCGCCCGCTCTATGAGGCGCTCGGTTGGGAAGATACGGCGGAGATGGCGCTGGCTGTGCCGGATGCCTGA
- a CDS encoding DUF1467 family protein: MQIGSIIAIYTLFWVMSFFIVIPFGVRTDEEVGVERAPGHADSAPHRFSFGKAALRATILSATLFALFYLNYIFGWVGVEQLDWTR; encoded by the coding sequence ATGCAAATCGGCTCCATCATCGCCATCTACACTTTATTCTGGGTGATGAGCTTCTTCATCGTCATCCCCTTCGGCGTCCGTACCGACGAAGAGGTCGGCGTGGAACGCGCGCCTGGCCATGCCGACAGCGCTCCGCACCGGTTCAGTTTCGGGAAGGCGGCGCTCCGGGCGACGATCCTTTCCGCTACGCTCTTCGCGCTTTTCTACCTGAATTATATTTTCGGCTGGGTCGGCGTCGAACAACTGGACTGGACGCGTTGA
- a CDS encoding biotin--[acetyl-CoA-carboxylase] ligase produces MIRSVPETRSTNDDVAALARDGAREGTWLRADRQTGGRGRQGREWRSPPGNLYASTLVRVQPGDPPAHTLALTAAVALHEIIGLYAPDAALLIKWPNDILAGGAKLSGILLERSGDAVVIGFGVNLAHYPETLERPTTSVAALAGVAPDPAAFLDALADAFARWLGRWRNEGLRVVRDRWLAASHPIGTALTAAASGEKVEGLFDGLDETGALRLRIADGSTRIINAGDVFLI; encoded by the coding sequence CTGATCCGCTCCGTCCCGGAGACGCGCAGCACCAACGACGATGTCGCCGCGCTCGCCCGGGATGGCGCGCGTGAAGGGACGTGGCTGCGTGCCGACCGGCAGACCGGAGGCAGGGGGCGGCAGGGCCGGGAATGGCGGTCACCGCCCGGCAACCTTTATGCGAGCACGTTGGTCCGCGTGCAGCCTGGCGATCCGCCTGCTCACACGCTCGCACTGACCGCCGCCGTCGCGCTTCACGAGATTATCGGCCTCTATGCGCCGGACGCGGCTTTGCTCATCAAATGGCCGAACGACATATTGGCCGGCGGCGCGAAGCTTTCCGGTATCCTCCTCGAACGATCCGGCGATGCCGTGGTGATCGGCTTCGGCGTCAACCTCGCTCATTATCCGGAGACGCTGGAAAGGCCCACGACCAGCGTCGCGGCCCTCGCGGGCGTTGCACCCGACCCTGCCGCCTTCCTCGACGCGCTGGCCGACGCGTTCGCGCGCTGGCTCGGCCGTTGGCGCAACGAAGGCTTACGTGTCGTCCGGGACCGCTGGCTCGCCGCTTCCCATCCGATCGGCACCGCGCTCACCGCCGCCGCCTCGGGCGAGAAGGTGGAGGGGCTGTTCGACGGCCTCGACGAAACAGGTGCGCTTCGCCTGCGGATCGCCGATGGCTCGACGCGCATTATTAATGCCGGTGACGTATTTCTGATTTAG
- the nuoK gene encoding NADH-quinone oxidoreductase subunit NuoK gives MIGLGHYLVVSAILFVLGVLGIFLNRKNIIVILMAIELILLAVNINLVAFSAYLGDMVGQVFAMFVLTVAAGEAAIGLAILVIYFRGRGTIAVDDVNQMKG, from the coding sequence CGTCGTCAGCGCGATCCTGTTCGTGCTTGGCGTGCTCGGCATCTTCCTCAACCGGAAGAACATCATCGTCATCCTGATGGCGATCGAACTTATCCTGCTCGCGGTGAACATCAACCTCGTCGCCTTCAGCGCCTATCTCGGCGACATGGTCGGTCAGGTGTTCGCCATGTTCGTGCTGACCGTCGCCGCCGGCGAAGCCGCCATCGGCCTCGCCATCCTCGTCATCTACTTCCGCGGCCGCGGCACCATCGCGGTCGACGACGTCAACCAGATGAAGGGCTGA
- a CDS encoding type III pantothenate kinase: MLLAIDAGNTNIVFALLKGREIRARWRIATDPRRTADEYAVWLRQLLDLAGYGLDDVEAVIIGTVVPRALHNLKVLAAKYFGTEALLAGEAGAEYGVTLDVVEPQTVGADRALNAIAAHDAHKGDLIVIDFGTATTFDVVDFSGAYKGGIIAPGINLSLDALVNAAARLPRIAIEAPDEERSVIGRTTEDQMHIGIFWGYVAMMEGLVARMKEEIGRPVKVISTGGLAILFQKHTDIFDAVEPDLTIQGLGLLYDRNR, encoded by the coding sequence ATGCTGCTCGCCATCGACGCCGGAAATACGAACATCGTCTTCGCCCTGCTGAAGGGGCGCGAAATTCGCGCGCGGTGGCGGATCGCAACCGATCCCCGGCGCACGGCTGACGAATATGCGGTGTGGCTGCGGCAGTTGCTCGATCTTGCAGGCTATGGTCTCGACGATGTCGAGGCGGTGATCATAGGGACGGTGGTTCCGCGCGCCCTCCATAATTTAAAGGTTCTTGCCGCCAAATATTTCGGCACCGAGGCGCTGCTCGCCGGAGAGGCGGGGGCGGAATATGGCGTTACATTGGATGTGGTCGAGCCCCAGACGGTCGGCGCCGACCGGGCTCTCAACGCCATCGCCGCGCACGATGCGCACAAGGGCGACCTCATCGTCATCGACTTCGGAACCGCGACCACGTTTGACGTCGTGGATTTCTCGGGCGCCTATAAGGGGGGCATCATCGCGCCCGGCATCAATCTCTCTCTCGACGCTTTGGTGAACGCCGCCGCCAGGCTGCCGCGCATCGCCATCGAGGCGCCAGACGAAGAGAGGAGCGTCATCGGCCGTACCACCGAGGATCAGATGCACATCGGCATCTTCTGGGGCTATGTTGCGATGATGGAGGGCTTGGTCGCGCGCATGAAGGAGGAGATCGGCCGCCCGGTGAAGGTGATCTCCACGGGCGGCCTCGCCATTCTCTTTCAAAAGCACACGGATATTTTCGATGCGGTCGAGCCCGATCTTACCATTCAGGGCTTGGGGTTGCTCTACGATCGGAACCGCTAA
- a CDS encoding NADH-quinone oxidoreductase subunit M, which produces MNELGFPILTLMLAVPTLAAAACLFMSASGARWLALIATLVELALGILLWAHYDISGAQWQFVENLGGFGPFAWALGIDGIALMLIILSVFLMPICILASWDAIDKRVPEYMAAFLFMETLMLGVFMAQDLFLFYVFFEAGLIPMYLIIGIWGGANRIYASYKFFLYTLLGSVLMLIAMLWMTFTAGTTSIPALMAYDFPVSAQTWLWLAFFASFAVKLPMWPVHTWLPDAHVQAPTAGSVILAGVLLKLGGYGFVRFSLPMFPEASAEYFWLVMGLSMVAIVYTSLVALVQQDMKKLIAYSSVAHMAFVTFGLFAFNRQGIEGGLVVMLSHGIVSGALFLCVGVIYDRLHTREIAAYGGLSNNMPAYAVLFLLFTMASIGLPGTSGFVGEFLAMMGVYQANSWVGFVAVTGIVLGAAYMLYLYRRVAYGSAPNEEVARLPDLTKREVMMLAPIAAVVLWMGVYPESFLAPMRADVTRLLARIERAAPVSDAQVTEGKGVSAETHAAPAHGNGGAH; this is translated from the coding sequence GTGAACGAACTCGGCTTTCCCATCCTGACCCTGATGCTGGCGGTGCCGACGCTGGCGGCCGCAGCGTGTCTCTTCATGAGCGCGAGCGGCGCCCGCTGGCTCGCGCTGATTGCGACGCTGGTGGAATTGGCCCTCGGCATCCTGCTCTGGGCCCATTACGACATAAGCGGGGCGCAGTGGCAGTTCGTTGAAAATCTCGGCGGCTTCGGGCCGTTCGCCTGGGCGCTCGGCATCGATGGCATCGCGTTGATGCTGATCATCCTGTCGGTCTTCCTGATGCCGATCTGCATCCTCGCGTCCTGGGACGCGATCGACAAGCGCGTGCCGGAATATATGGCGGCCTTCCTGTTCATGGAAACGCTGATGCTCGGCGTGTTCATGGCGCAGGATCTGTTCCTCTTCTACGTCTTCTTCGAGGCGGGCCTGATCCCGATGTACCTGATCATCGGCATCTGGGGCGGCGCGAACCGCATCTACGCGAGCTATAAGTTCTTCCTCTACACGCTCCTCGGGTCGGTGCTGATGCTGATCGCGATGCTGTGGATGACGTTCACGGCCGGTACGACCTCTATCCCGGCACTGATGGCCTATGATTTCCCGGTTTCCGCGCAGACCTGGCTGTGGCTTGCCTTCTTTGCTTCGTTCGCGGTGAAGCTCCCCATGTGGCCGGTCCACACCTGGCTTCCCGACGCGCACGTCCAGGCGCCCACGGCCGGTTCGGTGATCCTCGCGGGCGTGCTTCTGAAGCTCGGTGGATACGGTTTCGTCCGCTTCTCGCTGCCGATGTTCCCGGAAGCGTCGGCTGAGTATTTCTGGCTCGTCATGGGCCTGTCGATGGTCGCCATCGTCTACACCTCGCTCGTCGCATTGGTGCAGCAGGACATGAAGAAGCTGATCGCTTATTCCTCCGTCGCGCACATGGCGTTCGTCACCTTCGGCCTTTTCGCCTTCAACCGGCAGGGGATCGAGGGCGGCCTCGTCGTCATGCTGAGCCACGGCATCGTGTCGGGCGCGCTCTTCCTCTGCGTTGGCGTCATCTATGACCGCCTGCACACGCGCGAGATCGCGGCTTATGGCGGCCTGTCGAACAACATGCCGGCTTATGCGGTGTTGTTCCTGCTCTTCACCATGGCCTCGATTGGCCTCCCCGGCACATCGGGCTTCGTCGGCGAATTCCTGGCGATGATGGGCGTCTACCAGGCGAACAGCTGGGTCGGCTTCGTCGCGGTGACGGGCATCGTCCTGGGCGCCGCCTATATGCTCTATCTCTATCGCCGCGTCGCTTATGGGAGCGCACCCAATGAAGAAGTGGCGCGCCTGCCCGATCTGACCAAGCGAGAGGTGATGATGCTCGCCCCGATCGCCGCCGTGGTGCTGTGGATGGGCGTCTACCCGGAAAGCTTTCTGGCGCCCATGCGCGCCGATGTCACCCGGCTCCTGGCGCGGATCGAGCGCGCGGCGCCGGTAAGCGATGCACAGGTTACGGAAGGAAAAGGCGTGAGCGCTGAAACGCATGCCGCGCCCGCCCACGGCAATGGGGGAGCGCACTGA
- the nuoN gene encoding NADH-quinone oxidoreductase subunit NuoN has translation MGYSLALTLPEILLSASAIILMMVAAFAGDKAARLSTWLAVLAFIASALVVPGVFDIGGIAFDGLFIADSFAAFAKILIYLAAAIAMLSAMSWFARDGVYRTEYPVLILLSSVGMGMMASAGDLITLYVGLELQSLAAYVLASFQRKDSRSAEAGLKYFVLGALASGILLYGVSLLYGFSGSTSFAGVAAAMGDGGVSTGELFGMVFVLAGIAFKVSAVPFHMWTPDVYEGAPTPVTAFFASAPKVAAMALLTRVAIEALGPATFEWRQIVIFMALASTILGGVAAIGQQNIKRLLAYSSINNVGFALIGLAAGTREGVASVLFYMAIYVVMTLGTFFVVLRMRDEKGEPVETIASLSGLSRTRPALAAAMAMFMFSIAGIPPLMGFWPKFYVFEAAVAADLTWLAAVGIATSVIGAFYYLRIIKVMYFDDPAPAFEARRDLVSSAVILLAALFVSPLGWFALEPLSNASLNAAGALF, from the coding sequence ATGGGTTATTCGCTTGCCCTGACTCTGCCGGAAATCCTCCTTTCGGCCAGTGCCATCATCCTGATGATGGTCGCGGCCTTTGCCGGGGACAAGGCCGCGCGCTTGTCGACCTGGCTCGCGGTCCTTGCCTTCATAGCCTCGGCTCTGGTCGTGCCGGGCGTTTTCGATATCGGCGGCATCGCGTTTGACGGCCTGTTCATCGCGGACAGTTTCGCGGCCTTCGCCAAGATCCTCATCTATCTCGCCGCCGCCATCGCCATGCTTTCGGCGATGAGCTGGTTCGCGCGCGACGGCGTCTACCGCACCGAATATCCGGTGCTCATCCTGCTGTCATCGGTCGGCATGGGCATGATGGCCTCGGCAGGCGATCTGATCACCCTCTATGTCGGCCTCGAGCTCCAGAGCCTTGCCGCCTATGTCCTTGCTTCCTTTCAGCGCAAGGACAGCCGCTCGGCCGAGGCGGGCCTCAAATATTTCGTGCTGGGCGCTCTCGCGAGCGGCATCCTCCTCTACGGCGTGTCGCTGCTCTACGGGTTCAGCGGATCGACGAGCTTCGCGGGCGTCGCGGCGGCGATGGGCGACGGCGGCGTATCGACGGGCGAGCTTTTCGGCATGGTCTTCGTCCTCGCCGGTATCGCCTTCAAGGTGAGCGCCGTGCCCTTCCACATGTGGACGCCGGACGTCTATGAAGGCGCGCCGACGCCGGTCACCGCCTTCTTCGCTTCCGCGCCCAAGGTCGCCGCCATGGCGCTCCTCACCCGCGTCGCGATCGAGGCGCTTGGCCCGGCGACGTTCGAGTGGCGCCAGATCGTCATTTTCATGGCGCTCGCCTCGACCATCCTCGGCGGCGTCGCGGCGATCGGGCAGCAGAATATCAAGCGTCTGCTCGCCTATAGCTCGATCAACAATGTCGGCTTCGCGCTGATCGGCCTTGCCGCCGGAACGCGCGAAGGCGTGGCGTCAGTGCTCTTCTACATGGCAATCTATGTCGTGATGACGCTCGGCACCTTCTTCGTCGTGCTGCGGATGCGGGATGAGAAGGGCGAGCCGGTGGAAACGATCGCTTCGCTGTCTGGTCTGTCGCGCACCCGCCCGGCACTCGCGGCCGCCATGGCGATGTTCATGTTCTCGATCGCGGGCATCCCGCCGCTCATGGGGTTCTGGCCGAAATTCTACGTGTTCGAAGCGGCGGTCGCGGCGGACCTCACCTGGCTCGCGGCGGTCGGCATCGCGACTTCGGTGATCGGCGCTTTCTATTACCTGCGCATCATCAAGGTCATGTATTTCGACGATCCGGCCCCGGCCTTCGAGGCGCGACGCGACCTCGTGAGCAGCGCGGTGATCCTCCTCGCGGCCTTGTTCGTGTCGCCGCTCGGCTGGTTCGCGCTTGAGCCGCTCAGCAATGCGTCCTTGAACGCCGCCGGAGCCCTGTTCTGA
- the nuoL gene encoding NADH-quinone oxidoreductase subunit L, producing the protein MNIQLIVFLPLLAAIIAGLGNRALGNTVAKAITTGALFVSCALSWPVFLGFLNGSLHEQVVTVLPWLRSGDLVVDWSLRVDTLTAVMLVVVTTVSSLVHLYSWGYMAEDDSQPRFFAYLSLFTFAMLMLVTADNLIQMFFGWEGVGLASYLLIGFWYQKPSANAAAIKAFVVNRVGDFGFSLGIFGTFLVFGTVSIPAILEAAPGMAGSTIGLLGGRVDTMTLLCLLLFVGAMGKSAQLGLHTWLPDAMEGPTPVSALIHAATMVTAGVFMVCRLSPMFETSDTALTVVTFVGAATALFAATVGTVQNDIKRVIAYSTCSQLGYMFFAAGVGAYGAAMFHLFTHAFFKALLFLGAGSVIHAMHHEQDMRYYGALRKEIPLTFWAMMFGTLAITGVGIIQVAGLPSFGFAGFFSKDAIIESAFASGTTAGGIAFFVGVFAALLTSFYSWRLVFLTFFGRPRWAASEHIQHALHGDHHDHPADEHGDSSHADVHPPVGTGGYHPHESPWTMLVPLAVLSLGAIFAGMVFHGPFIEAAEGAEFWRGSLVFDEHLMHAMHEVPLWVKLSPAVVMIAGFLIAFAAYIRDTSIPERFVGQFRVLYDFLLNKWYFDELYNLLFVRPAFWFGRLFWKKGDEATIDRFGPNGVAAVAIAGNRLSARLQSGYLYSYAFVMLIGLAAAATWVMAR; encoded by the coding sequence ATGAACATCCAGCTCATCGTCTTCCTGCCGCTCTTGGCAGCCATCATCGCGGGCCTCGGCAATCGTGCGCTTGGAAACACGGTGGCGAAGGCAATCACCACCGGCGCGTTGTTCGTGTCCTGCGCCCTGTCCTGGCCGGTCTTCCTCGGTTTCCTCAATGGCAGCCTGCACGAGCAGGTCGTCACCGTCCTGCCGTGGCTGCGTTCGGGCGACCTCGTCGTCGACTGGTCGCTGCGCGTCGATACGTTGACGGCGGTGATGCTGGTCGTGGTGACCACCGTCTCCAGCCTCGTCCACCTCTATAGCTGGGGCTATATGGCGGAAGACGACAGCCAGCCGCGTTTCTTTGCCTATCTGTCGCTCTTCACCTTCGCGATGCTGATGCTGGTGACGGCCGACAACCTCATCCAGATGTTCTTCGGCTGGGAAGGCGTGGGCCTCGCATCCTATCTCCTCATCGGTTTCTGGTATCAGAAGCCGTCCGCCAACGCGGCCGCGATCAAGGCTTTCGTGGTCAACCGCGTCGGCGACTTCGGTTTCTCGCTCGGCATCTTCGGCACCTTCCTGGTGTTCGGCACGGTCTCCATTCCGGCGATCCTCGAAGCGGCTCCAGGCATGGCCGGCTCGACCATCGGTCTCCTCGGCGGCCGCGTCGACACGATGACCCTGCTCTGCCTGCTGCTGTTCGTCGGCGCGATGGGCAAGTCGGCGCAGCTCGGCCTCCACACCTGGCTTCCCGACGCGATGGAAGGCCCGACGCCGGTGTCCGCCCTCATCCACGCCGCGACGATGGTCACGGCGGGCGTGTTCATGGTCTGCCGTCTGTCGCCCATGTTCGAGACGAGCGACACGGCCTTGACCGTCGTCACTTTCGTCGGCGCCGCCACAGCCTTGTTCGCCGCCACGGTCGGCACGGTGCAGAACGACATCAAGCGCGTCATTGCTTATTCGACCTGTTCGCAACTCGGTTACATGTTCTTCGCGGCGGGCGTCGGCGCTTATGGCGCGGCGATGTTCCACCTCTTCACGCACGCCTTCTTCAAGGCTTTGCTGTTCCTCGGCGCAGGCTCGGTCATCCACGCCATGCATCACGAACAGGACATGCGTTATTATGGCGCGCTCCGGAAAGAGATCCCGCTCACCTTCTGGGCGATGATGTTCGGCACGCTCGCCATTACCGGCGTCGGCATCATCCAGGTGGCTGGACTTCCGAGCTTCGGTTTCGCGGGCTTCTTCTCGAAGGACGCGATCATCGAGAGCGCTTTTGCGAGCGGCACGACGGCGGGCGGCATCGCCTTCTTCGTCGGCGTGTTCGCGGCCCTGCTCACCAGCTTCTACAGCTGGCGCCTTGTGTTCCTCACCTTCTTTGGGCGTCCACGCTGGGCCGCGTCCGAGCATATCCAACACGCCCTCCACGGCGATCATCACGATCATCCGGCGGACGAGCATGGCGACAGCAGCCATGCCGACGTCCACCCGCCGGTCGGCACGGGCGGCTATCATCCGCACGAAAGCCCGTGGACGATGCTGGTGCCGCTTGCCGTGCTCAGTCTCGGCGCGATCTTTGCCGGCATGGTCTTCCATGGCCCGTTCATCGAAGCGGCGGAAGGCGCGGAATTCTGGCGCGGCTCGCTCGTCTTCGACGAACATCTGATGCATGCGATGCATGAAGTGCCGTTGTGGGTGAAGCTATCGCCCGCGGTCGTGATGATCGCCGGCTTCCTGATCGCCTTCGCGGCCTATATCCGCGACACCTCGATCCCCGAGCGGTTCGTAGGGCAGTTCCGTGTTCTTTACGACTTCCTCCTCAACAAATGGTATTTCGACGAGCTGTACAATCTGCTGTTCGTCCGTCCGGCCTTCTGGTTCGGCCGCCTGTTCTGGAAGAAGGGCGATGAAGCCACGATCGACCGCTTCGGCCCGAACGGCGTCGCGGCTGTCGCGATAGCGGGGAACCGCCTCTCCGCGCGGCTCCAGTCCGGTTATCTTTATTCCTATGCCTTCGTCATGCTGATCGGCCTCGCCGCCGCCGCCACTTGGGTGATGGCGCGATGA